In a genomic window of Scyliorhinus torazame isolate Kashiwa2021f chromosome 5, sScyTor2.1, whole genome shotgun sequence:
- the LOC140418425 gene encoding uncharacterized protein gives MEKPWKCRDCGIGCNYPSELETHRRIHTGERPFTCFVCEKGFTKLSNLITHQHVHTDQRLFKCADCEKSFKSRNDLLIHQRTHTGERPFTCSVCGKGFTQSSHLLKHQLVHTNQRPFKCADCAKNFKSRKDLLIHQRTHTGERPFTCSVCGKGFTCSSHFLKHQLVHTDQRPFICADCEKSFKSRMDLLIHQRTHTGERPFTCLECGKGFNALSNLQTHHQVHSNQRPFKCADCEKNFKSRKYLLIHQRTHTGERPFTCSVCGKGFTQSSHLMTHQLVHTDQRPFKCSDCEKSFKSKSCLLIHQRTHTGERPFSCSLCGKGFTRSSQILRHQRVHTGQRPYTCPVCEKKFTQSSHLTRHQLVHTGQKLFKCSDCEKIFKSKPNLQRHQRVHTETES, from the coding sequence atggagaaaccgtggaaatgtaggGACTGTGGGATAGGATGTAattacccgtctgaattggaaactcatcgacgtattcacactggggaaaggccattcacctgctttgtgtgtgagaagggattcactaagcTATCCAACCTCATCACACACCAGCATGTTCATACTGACCAGAGactgtttaaatgtgctgactgtgagaagagctttaaaagcagaaatgatttactgatacatcaacgcactcacactggggagaggccattcacctgctccgtgtgtgggaagggattcactcagtcatcacacctcctgaaacaccaacttgttcacactaatcagagaccttttaaatgtgctgactgtgcgaagaactttaaaagcagaaaggatttactgatacatcaacgcactcacactggggagaggccgttcacctgctctgtgtgtgggaaaggattcacttgttCCTCCCACTTTCTgaaacaccaacttgttcacactgatcagagaccatttATATGTGCCGACTGTGAAAAAAGCTTTAAAAGCAGAatggatttactgatacatcaacgcactcacaccggTGAAAGGCCATTCACGTgtctggaatgtgggaagggatttaatgctttATCAAATCTCCAGACTCACCATCAGGTTCATTctaatcagagaccttttaaatgtgctgactgtgagaagaactttaaaagcagaaagtatttactgatacatcaacgcactcacactggggagaggccattcacctgctccgtgtgtgggaagggattcactcagtcatctcatCTCatgacacatcaacttgttcatactgatcagagaccgtttaaatgttctgactgtgagaagagctttaaaagtaaaagctgtttactgatacatcaacgcactcacactggggagaggccattctcctgctccctatgtgggaagggatttactcgttCATCCCAgattctgagacaccagcgagttcacactgggcagagaccgtacacttgccccgtatgtgagaagaaattcactcagtcatcccacctgactagacaccaacttgttcacactggtcAGAAactttttaaatgttctgactgtgaaaaaATATTTAAAAGTAAACCaaatctgcagagacaccagcgagttcacacggaaacagaatcatag